Proteins from a genomic interval of Capsicum annuum cultivar UCD-10X-F1 chromosome 4, UCD10Xv1.1, whole genome shotgun sequence:
- the LOC107868171 gene encoding peroxidase 72-like yields the protein MAKSLSLFFMIISLLSFAPILCLSSNTNYNGYLYPQFYDWSCPNAKDIVKSVVAKAVAREARMAASLLRLHFHDCFVKGCDASLLLDSRGTLISEKISNTNRNSARGFEVIDEIKSALEEECPQTVSCADILALAARDSTVLAGGPSWEVPLGRRDSRDASFSGSNNNIPAPNNTFNTILTKFKLKGLDLVDLVALSGSHTIGNARCTSFRQRLYNQSGNNLPDYTLDQYYAAQLRTMCPKSGGDQNLFFLNYVSPTKFDNSYYQNLLASKGLLNSDQILVTKNQASVELVKLYAENNEIFFQRFAKSMVKLGNISPLTGYRGEIRKNCRNINY from the exons ATGGCTAAATCATTGAGTTTATTCTTCATGATAatatctcttctttcttttgcacCAATATTATGTTTGTCTAGCAATACCAATTATAATGGTTActtgtacccacaattttatgaTTGGTCATGCCCTAATGCAAAAGATATTGTCAAGTCTGTTGTTGCTAAGGCTGTGGCTAGAGAAGCCCGAATGGCTGCTTCTTTGTTGAGGCTCCATTTCCACGATTGCTTTGTCAAG GGATGTGATGCATCTTTGCTTCTGGACAGCCGTGGAACCTTAATAAGTGAAAAAATATCAAACACCAATAGGAATTCGGCACGTGGATTTGAAGTAATTGATGAGATTAAATCTGCCCTTGAAGAAGAATGCCCTCAAACTGTCTCTTGTGCTGATATATTGGCACTTGCTGCAAGAGACTCTACTGTTCTA GCTGGTGGACCTAGTTGGGAGGTCCCATTGGGAAGAAGAGACTCAAGAGATGCTAGTTTTAGTGGCTCCAACAATAACATTCCTGCTCCAAACAACACTTTTAATACCATTCTCACCAAATTCAAGTTAAAAGGACTTGATCTTGTTGATCTTGTTGCTTTATCTG GAAGCCACACAATTGGCAATGCAAGATGCACAAGCTTTAGGCAGAGACTTTACAACCAATCAGGAAACAATTTACCAGATTACACGTTAGATCAATATTATGCTGCACAATTGCGCACTATGTGTCCAAAATCTGGTGGTGaccaaaacttatttttcttgaattatgtCTCACCAACAAAATTTGATAATAGCTACTATCAGAACTTGCTGGCTTCAAAGGGTTTGTTGAATTCAGACCAAATTCTTGTGACAAAAAATCAAGCATCGGTAGAATTGGTGAAATTGTATGCAGAAAATAATGAGATTTTCTTCCAGCGATTCGCGAAGTCTATGGTGAAATTGGGAAATATCTCACCTTTAACCGGATATAGGGGAGAAATCAGAAAGAATTGCAGGAACATAAACTATTAA